The segment GTTATAAttgtaaaagaaaagaaaaaaaaaatcagaaatggAAATAGAAATAACATGTACCTGCATTCTATAGAACAGAAAGCAGAAGAAGCCGTTTCAAAATCCCAGCCACAGACTTTGCATCTATGTGAAACATTGTTTCTAAAACGATGAACATCATTCTCACATCTCTGATTAATCAAAACTATCCAAGACCGGTTCACAGAAAACATATGTATCCCAGATATGTCCATATATGATATGTGAAGTCTTTCCTTACGCCTGTCTGGTTTGAACATCTAAATGCCTGTGATTTCAAAGCCCAATAATCATAATTAAAGCTTGTTTTCATGTCAAAAGAGACTGAAATTTTGATTAAGTGGTTCCATCGACGAATGTGGGAATGTAATAATAGAGAAgaagtttttttatataatgattAAGGAAGAATATTGTTTACTTGAATGATAAGATGGTCTTGTGATCGTTCTTTTTGAAGCAGACATTGCAAATAGGAGGAATCATACAATCGCTACAGAAGTAACGTCGCTGTTCTTTGATGTGTTGATCGCATACTTCATGGAATAGTCTCGACTTCACCATCTGAATTAGCCATGGAAATCTTCTGATGCCAGCTCTGaacttcaaaattttctttcatGCTTTTCGCCATACTTTAGAAGTTCTTTTAAACTGGAAGCAAATTCAATTTTTAGTGTAATTTGTTTCGGGATCGTCGTGTTGTTTACACTTTTAAAGAGTAAATTAATGGAGTTGTAGTAGAGAAGTTAGGGTTTGTGGATCTTTTAGTCTCAAATCGAAACTAATGTTTCCTTTTATCTTGTTCAATACAGTTCCTTTTTTGCTTTtttccaaacaaaaaaatgggAAACTTTTTATTTGCTTGACCGCAAGTAATTTCTAAGTATGCTAAGAAGCAGAAGCATAAGCAGAAGCAATCGTAGAACCAATAAATATTGGTCAAACCGTTGATTGATGGAAACGAGAGAGAGTACATAAATAGTGTAGTACCTAtcggcgatgtgatggaggagaGAATCAGTACAGAAACCAAATGTCAATTTACTCGAACTGCAAGAAAATGTTCCAAGTACGTACGCCAATGTCAATCTAAACCAAACCCCCTGGCTACGGTACCGTATATAGCAATTTGAGGTAATTAAAGTGGGTATATATCTACAGTTTAGTATGATTAATAAAATGGATCATTATCATTAATATGAGATGTGTAAGATGTATtcaggaattttttttttcttttctctttttactACAATTTGGTGTATTCAGGAATATTCTGACTTGAAATTATCCAGAGAGTTATGGGCGGTCCCACGCCAATAGAATTTGCTTAACGTTTTGGCTAAAAATAGCCTATAGTTTATGGCATTTGTTTCAATATTTGGAGACAAACAAAGACTAAATAACTTGCTCAATTACTCATGCGCATGCACAGTAATACAGTGAAGATTATTGGGGAAAACAATAGcatggtatatatatatcacaactATATTATCTTGAGGGTATTAAGATTAAACTATACAAAcatgatttagaaaaaaaaaaatcacattccaTAGAAACAATTATCAGTTTAATCTGGAAgtaaaaacaaaaggaaaagtCCAACAAGCACAAGCTACACATATTTAAATCTCAAAACCTCTTAAACCCTCACATATGTATGAAACTCCTTTAGGAGTTTAAATCCTAGTAGAATGGAGATCTGTATGGAGTCCCTTTCCTCCTATGTTTTCTCTTCATAATGGGTCCAGACGTACACATCTTCTGAATTCTCCTTTCTCTTCACAACGGGTTCATCAACATCATCTGAACTCTCCATCATGTCATCGAGTTGTGATCCAAGAACGCTCCTAAACTATCAAATATTAACAAATAGTGTTAACATATTTACACAACGCAACAAATTTGTGGAGTTGCAATTGTAAgagaaaagtgaaaaaaaaacagaaataatTTACCATAATAATTTACCTTGCATTCTACAGAACAGAAAGCAGAAGAAGCAGTTTCAAAAGCCCATCCACAGACTTTGCATCTATGTGAAACATTGTTTCTAAAACAATGAACGTCACTCTCACATCTCTGATTAATAAAAACTATCCAAGACCGGTTCACAGAAAACATATGTATCCCAGATATGTCCATATAGTTTGATATGAAGTCTTTCCTTACTCCTGTCTGGTTTGAACATCTAAATGCCTGCGATTTCAAACCCCAATAATCATAATTAAAGCTTGTTTTCGTGTCAAAAGAGACCAGTTAACAGATttacttaacaaaaaaataagtttttaaaataaaaatattaaggaGGAATATTGTTTACTTGGATGATAAGATGGTCTTTGTGATCGTTCTTTTTAAAGCAGACATTGCAAAAAGGAGGAATCATACAATCGCAACAGAAGTAACGTCGTTGTTCTTTGATGTGTTGATCGCATAATTCATGGAATAGTCTCGACTTCACCATCTGAATTAGCCATGGAAATCTTCTGATGCAGCTTTGAACTTCAAAAATCTCTTTCATACTTTCCaccataatagttttttttctatCGGAAGCAAATTCAATATAGTGCGATATGTTTTTGAATCGGGGACTTCTACTTTTACACTTTTATAGAGCAGATAGAATAGTcaagaaagattagggtttatagttcttttttttttgttaaggtTCGGGTTTATCTTTCACTTCTAAATAAAAGCAAACGCTTCCTTTTTAGTTTTGCTCAATAAGAAATATCCTTTTAATGTTTtcccacacaaaaaaaatatggaagttttttgtttgagaaaaataaataatggaAAACGTTTTTAAGATATGTGATAATAGTTCAAAGTCGCCAACTTTCAACAGTAAGTTGATACAACAACAATCATCATAACTTTCCAGAAACGAAATTTTGCAAGTATCTATCTGGTTGTTCAAGATCTTAAGAACATTGAAAAGTACTAATATCACATCTATAACCAAAACATATCATGAGGACCAGAGGTTGGGTCACCTGGGCGTCTCAAAACTCTGATTCTCTCCGCGCAAAGCTTCTCTAGGTCCCCAACAAGGTCAAGTCTCCAACACTCGCGTAAATCGAGATGTTCCAGGTGAAGACAGCCGTCGAGAATAGCTTGCAAGCCCGTGTTGCTCATATATGGGTTCCCAGAAAGTTGGAGATTGCGTAGTTTCGGCATGCTTTCAGCAATCGCTATGGCAAACTCATCATCACTATAACTAAGCACAGGGTAGTTTAGCTTCAATGTCTTAATTAAGATTTGGACAAGACTTGCCTACAGCTTTCAGAATCTCCTCTTCAAATGAGCAGTATGAAATGTCTAGTTCTTCAAGAAACGGAAGTTTCCCAGCTGCTTGGAGAAGCCCATCGTTTATTTCATGACACATTGCGATTCTTAGGGTTCTCAGGTTCCTTGAGCTGCAAGTAATTGTTCTAACTTCTAAGTACACCAAGAAACATATATAGCCATCGTAGAATCAATCGAAACTATGTACCTATCGGCAATGTGATTCAGGAGAGAATCAGTACAGAAATACCAAATGTCAATCTCAACCAAACCGCCCTGGCTACGGTCGACAGCGTTGCGACACATGGCCACGTGACGAGACCTGGTCAAAGAGTCCATGAATCCCAAGTCGTTGTGCATATTAATCTTCCGCCACATCGAAGGTTCTTCACAGACGCTATGCCACGATTTGCACACTTTCTGAGCCTTTTCCAGTATATCCACCGTGCCAAGACGGCTCAGTATCGACCATGTTAATTCCGGCGGAAGCCCCGCCCAGTCTCTGTATCGTCCGTCTTTCGTCATCGCCGGGAAGCAAGAACGAGGATGTTAGGAATTCAATCCAACTTGTGCTTATGGAACTCAACGATCAATTTGATAACAAACTCTGTTCTTGgttttattaactttaaaggTTTCTTTAGAACACAATATAGATCACAAGACAACTCTTATGCAAATAGCAAAGCCTAACTTGTTCTTTCTATATCTTGTATTCTGTGTATATTCGGATAATCCTAAAAGCTATGACTACCTCCCTATTTATAGTCCCCAGACTTTCCTATTACTAATTGCCTTAGCAATTTAGTTTAACCGACATGATAACGTGAAAAGGAAAACTAACGTCTTTCCTTTATTGTGCAGGTATAGCTTATTGGGCTGAGATTGAGTTTGGCCCATATTCTCACAATCTCCACCTTGTGGCCCAACTCACTTCACCTCTTCTCGTTTCTTCCTCGACGAGATCGCAGACGCACCAAAACAATGGCTTGAGCTCTTCCTGTGCGATTTTGATGATCCGATCCGGTGAAGGCTTTGCCAAGTTTCTTCTCCGGTCTGTCGCCAAGAGCCTCCTTATGCTACTCGTCATTTTGATGTTACATCTGCTCCTCGAAACGGTGATGATGCTTCTCGATAAAACTCCTTCATCGTAGCTTCGATGTAGCTCGTACGCCGCTACCTCTTCTTTCACTCGTCTTCGATTCCTTTGAGATTAACTCCAAATCCTTTTAGCTCTCTCCCTTTCCTCAAATCGCCTGATCATCAACTACTCCTATATGGTAAGAGACCCGTAATCACCTTTTAAAAGAAGCTCGCGAGTTCTTCTTTTCCTTGATGATTGACGAATCTTTGTCTCTCCTGTTGTAGGTGATGAATGATTTGCTTAACCCCTGAGTTTGCTTGAAATGGTAATATAAGTCTCTGTATCATGTGGTCTCTTAGAAGCTTTCCTAATTGCTCTTTACACCTGTCTCCCTTCAGCTCTTGATAAAGTTACTGTCTTTATGCTAGTTGTTTAAGACTGTGTCTTATGAACAATATCTTGCTTCTGTTTCAGCCGAGATACTCGTCTCCCTTCAGCCTCCTAGCTGTTTAAGACGTTCTCTCCGGGTAGTCGTCAATGTTTCTTCATTGAGCTTTGTCATCCGTTCCTCATACCTTTTCTTCAGCTTCTCCACCTTGAGCTAAAGATCCCTATGCCTCGCCTCTCCTTCCCACAGGTAACGTATCCCTAAACTTTTAAGTTTATTCATTGTTGCTAAGAAGTAACCGGAGCACTAACTCAATACTTCTTCTTTGGCGAGATTGCTACAATGACGTTACCTGTGGCGCCTAGCTCTTTTAGGCGACGTTCAAGAGATCACAACAGTGATCAAATTTAGGCCCGGGTAAGGCTTTCGTTAAGAAATCTGCTGGATTCTTACTAGTATGGATCTTAGATAGGTGAACCTTGCCTTCTGCTACAACGTCTCTGATGAAATGGTATTTAGTGTCTATGTGTTTAGTTCTTTCGTGATGAACATGATTCTTTGCTAGGGCTATAGCACTTTGTGAATCACAGTGAATCTTAACACTTTCTTGTTCAAAACCTAACTCTGCACATATTCTTCTCAACCAAATGGCTTCTTTCGCGGCTGCGGTAAGAGCCATGTACTCTGCTTCAGTTGTCGAAAGAGCTACCACGTCTTGTAAGCTCGATTTCCAACTCACTGTGTTACCCCAAACTTGAAACACGAATCCTGTAACTGATCTCCTTCGGTCGAGGTCAGTTGCATAATCAGAGTCACAAAATCCTTCAATACTAAACTTTGAGTGCTTAGTAAACGTGAGACTTCTTCTTGTAGCACCTTTTAGATATCGTAGAACCCATTTTACGGCTGACCAATGTTCTCTTCCTGGTTCTGACATGAAACGGCTTACGAGTCCTACCGCGAAGCCCAGATCAGGTCTTGAACCAACCATAGCGTACATGAGACTACCAACCGCACTTGCATACGGTATGTTCTCCATGTgccttccttcttcttccttttggtCTTTAGTAAGACTTTTCAGTTTGAACTGAGTTGAGGTTGGCGTAGTCACTTCCTTAGCTTCAGACATTCCAAACGATTTTAGAACTTTCTCCAAGTAGTTCTCTTGCGATAATACTAAAGTTCCCTTTGTTCTGTCTCTTATGATATCCATTCCCAATATCCTTGAAGCTTTTCCTAAGTCTTTCATCTCAAACTCTTTATTCAAACTCTCCTTGACACGTCTGATTTCTTGTTTATCTCCAGAAGCTATGAGCATGTCGTCGACGTATAGAAGTAGGTACACGGCTTGTTCTGAGTTCACGTTTCTCATGTAAACACATGGGTCTTCTTTGCTTCTTATAAACTGTTGGCTTTTCATGAAACAATCAAACTTGAGATTCCACTGCCTTGGagattgtttcaaaccataTAATGACTTCTTTAATAAGCATACTTTATTTTCATCTCCTTTCTTTATGAATCCTTCTGGTTGATTCATTAGAATTCTTTCTTCCAAGTCTCCATGAAGAAAAGCTGTTTTAACGTCCATCTGCTCTAGATCATAATCTTTATTGACCACGAGAGATAACATCAATCTGATCGACACATGCTTCACTACAGGTGAAAACACTTCATTGTAGTCGATCCCCTCTTTTTGAGAAAATCCCTGCGCCACCAATCTCCCTTTATACCTCGGTTCTTCAACTCCGGGTATTCCAGGCTTTAACttgaagatccacttgctgcCTATGACTTTCGCATTCTCAGGTCTTTCAATGAGTGTCCAAGTACGAGCTCTTTGAAGAGAATCCATCTCCTCTCCTGCAGCATTCTTCCAAAACTTGCTTTTCTTGCTCATCACGGCTTCCTTATAAGACTTTGGCTCATCGATTTCAATCTCTTCAGAGACAGCTAAAGCATAAGCTGCGAAGTCAGAATCTTCAAACCTAGAAGGTGGCTTGATCGTCCTTCTAACTCTATCTCGTGCAAGCATATAACCCTCGAGCTCCGGTTCTGCTTCTGAGTCTTTATCTTCTTCTACAGAACTGGTTTCTTCTGAGCTTTCTGATTCTTCTGTTTCAGTAGCTCCACCTTGAACCAATGGTTCTTCAGTTGTAGTCGTAGGTAGTGTAGGGCCATCAATTAGGTTTTCCTTAAACGtcactttctttttcttcttttctaaaTCTACATCTTCTCGCTGGGTCACCGTGTGTTTAAACATCTCTTCTTCATTAAACACTACGTTCCTACTAGTGACACATATTCTCTCTTCAGACAGCCACACTCGATAGCCTTTTACCCCGAAAGGGTAACCTACGAAGACGCCTTTTACGGCCCTAGGACTTGTCTTTCCCTGAATCTTATGAACATAGGCAGAGCAGCCGAAACTCCTTAAGTGATTCAACTCAGGTTTTACACCTGACCATACTTCTTCTGGTAAACGGTAATCAATGGCAGAACTTGGTGATCGGTTAACAATGTAGACCGCTGTTGATGCAGCTTCAGCCCAGAAGTCTTCGCCTAATCCAGATTCTGCGAGCATGCATCTCACCTTCTCCATGATTGTCCTGTTCATTCTTTCAGACACACCGTTTTGTTGTGGCGTGTATGGACAAGTCTTGTGTCTTTTGATACCAGAATCTTTGCATAGTTTGTCAAACTGTTTATTGCAAAACTCTAACCCGTTGTCTGTTCTAAGACACTTGATTTTCTTCCCTGTGCTGTTCTCCACGGCTTCCTTCCATTCTTTGAATTTGCTGAAAGCTTCATCTTTAGATTTTAGGAAATAAATCCAAACCTTTCGAGAATAATCATCTATGAAGCTTATAAAGTACTTGCATCCCCCTAGACTCTCAGGGCTTGATGGCGCGCCCCATAGATCAGAATGTATGTACTCCAAAACGCCTTTTGAAGTATGTTTAGCCGTTGGAAAACTTTGTTTGTGAGACTTTCCTAGAACACAGGTCTCACAAAACTCTAGTTTATCCACTTCTTTATTAGACAAGTAACCATCTTTCACGAGCACATTCAGATTCTTTAAGCTCATATGTAGGGATGTCAATTGGGTTCTCCCGTCCCGTCCCGTCCCGTACCGCTGCGGGTTCGTCTTCGGGCGGGATACGGCGGGCCTGTCCCGCGCGGGATGCGGTCTTGAAAATAGCTGCCCAATCCCGTACCGCAATTTTTACAGGCCTTCGCGGGCCGTCCCGCGGGATATCGAATATtgctctgtttttatttttcctgCACAACAAACATAAACAAGAATGAGTTTCTGCATGAAGAAACAACAAACAAGAATGACTTGATCATAGCAAAGTCTCTTTCATTCACGAAGGTTGTGTTACACTAGTTTTATATATTCACGAAGAGCTATTGAGAATAATCTTTCAGCTGATATGAATGATTGCACCATTCTGTTAGACGTGAATccataaagaaaaagaaaaaaaaaactaatctttTGCTTCACTTGTCCTATTTGTAACGTTTTCTTTATCGTTGTGTTGGTATATATTTCATTGCAACATGTTATATGCGTATATTATCTAAATGTTAGAACATGAACTCAAACATCaagccaaaataaaaaaaaaacataacatgaACCCGTAGGTCAACTTCATACAGCTCTTGTTGCTGACTTGATAATAGCAAAATCTCTTTCATGTTATCTTAACCAAAACACCAATGTGATAAAGCAAAACACAAGAAATCCCATATTTTAATAAAGCAAAACACCAAATCAATATAAAGCAAaacaccaaatcaaacttgatcatcttcatcttccccaTTGAAGATAGACTCAAATGATGGTAATTTCTCTTCTTCACCATCACCATCGATTTCTTCATCTGCAAATATCAGAAACTTCTTTTACTAAGGATAATGGataatgataattttaaaaaaaattataatgtgaGTTATTTACCATGTGCGTAAGATTCGTATCCCTTGATCCAATTTCTAGTGCATATCAGAGCTTGTACATTTTTTGGGAGTAGACGGCTTCTATATTTATTCAGAACTCGCGATCCAATACTGAAGGAGGACTCCGAAGCCACTGTTGTGATTGGAATACTTAGCAGATCACATGCCATTGCAGCCAAGTCACCATACCGATGCGCATTATCTTTCCACCAATCGAGGATGTCCAAGCTCTGAAAATTAGTAATGTCCAAAGGTGGTTCTTCAAGATAAGCTTCTAGAGGTGTCTTTCCACTCACAATGCCACTGGTTTTGCGAAATGCAAAGAAATTCTAAGaaagttttttcaaaaaaaaatattagagaggaaaaaaaaaacagaaaataaaaaaaattgaaaaacactCACATTGTAGTTCACAAACAGTCCCATTGACCCTGCCGCACATGCTTTTTGCGAAGCAGTCTCACGTGGCTCAGTGGAAGGTGAGTTATTCTTGGATTTTTTGTCGTATGACTCAAACAAAATACTCAGCTTGTCACGCAGATTCTTCACCTTTGCATCACGGGTACTCATGTCAAGTTTCCCTAAACAACATTCAACAATTGAAAGCTTAAACCGTGGATCGAAGACTGCTGCCATTGCAAAAACACCACTGACTTCATCCCAATATTTGTCGAACTTCTCTTTCATCGGTGGAACCATGTATCTAACAGTCTCATCTTCGCTTTCCTCATTTTTCCGAAGCCAATCATGGATCATCCAAACCTGATAGAAATACAAGTTTGCAGTCGGGTAATTCGAACCAGACATCAAGCTTGTGATCACAGCAAAAGGACCCAAAAAATTGCAAATATTATCTGCTCTAGTCCATTCCTCAGCTGTGGGCGCCGTTTTATAACCCTTCTTATCAAATGCCTCCAACTTAACAAATGCTTTACGATACTTGATGGCTCTTTCAAGCATATAGTAAGTGGAGTTCCATCTTGTCGGTACGTCCAGTATTAGCCATCCACTTTCTACTACACCCGCAGCATCCACGCATTTTTGGAACAACTGTTCACGCGTTTCCGATCCTAATACATACTTAACACTGTCTCTTACTTTCTGCAAAGAGTCTCCAATAACCTTCAGCCCATCTTGCACTATGAGGTTAAGTATGTGAGCTGCACATCTCACATGAAAAAACTCTCCTCCACACAACAAATCATCATTCAAATTCAGCTGCGATTTCACAATATCCTGCATCGAGTCATTACTTGAAGCATTATCTAATGTGACTGAGAACACCTTTTTTTCAATTCCCCACTCTTTCAGTGATTCAAGGAGCTGAAGCGCAACATTCATACCGGTATGTGGTGGTGGTAGAGCACAGAACGTCAGGATTTTGCTGTTCAACTTCCAATTCCGATCAATGTAATGTGCAGTCACACACATGTATCCTTCCCGTTTCAATGATGTCCATAAGTCAGATGTGAATGACACTCGTCCAGGAAGACTCCCTAATTCTCTCTTGAGTGTTTCTCTCTCACTTTCATATAATCGATACACATCTGCTCTTGCTGTGTTTCGACAAATGGTTTGGACATCAGCATTCAAATACGTCCATGTGTCTCTAACTTTTTGATACTCCACGTACGAGTAAGGTAGATCATGCTGGACTTTTGTCTTAGCTACCATCTGCCTAAACACAATATGATCATACTTGCGAGATATTACTTTCCCCTCGGTATTGAGTTGTTGCTGCCCTCCCGTACTCCTTGGATACATTTTACATCTCCGCCGATGTCTTCTCAACCCACTTGTTCCATGCGAGTGAGAATACCATGCATACTCATTCTTGCAATGATTGCACACAGCTTTCAAATCTCCATTGGGTTTTTCAACCACCGTGAAATCCTTCCAGACGTCTGATCTTTGCCTATTCTCCATATCCTCCAAAGCGTTTTCAGCCTCGTCCAACTCATCTTCTTCCAGTTCATCATCAAAATCTGGTATCTCCTCAATCTTTTTCTTATTCTTTTGCGATTGAGTAAACACAGCAGGCTGCTGCGAGTGGCGAGACTCGACCCTTTTCTTTTGGGAGTGAGGCACTGGCTTTCTTCTCCCACCACGAATCACAGATTTTATAGGAACAGACTTCTTCTTACTACACGCCTGTGCGGACGAGCCAATACCTCCATCTAAAGTGGATTGGAGCATGGGTTTCCTAGAGGCTGTTCCATAACTGGTCTTTCTGCGAGGCTTGGTTGTTTCGGTTGGTGGAGTGATTTCAACATCAGAATCGTCAGTATCATCAGTAAGACTGATAAGCTTTCTTTTCCTTCCTTGCTTCTTTCTGTCAGCACTACTTACACCACCTTCTGCGAACTGATCATCGACCTCCTCCAATGCAGCAAGCGTAGCCATAACTTGATGAGTTCCCAAGTCCACAGTATTTGGTGGGGAGTACTTCGGATCAAACGTGAACTGTTCTTCTGAGTCGCTTATTGATCCCATTCTCTCTCAAGGTTTTCTGTCGTAGTTTGTTTTTTCGAAAATTCTATTTTGAAACCTAAGTTACGGCTGCCTAAGATACGTGTGTagggtttttaaaatattaacaattatttaaattaagttttgtttaaattataaGGTAACTAAACGTGAGAATGGGTTTCTCTATTAAACGTGAGAGTTTCACACAACACAAAAGTACAGCGAAAGAACTACATTCATTCATCATCCACAACAATTATAAGATTACAAAAAGTCTCTCTATCTTCTTCAGATCAGAGTatctcatctctctcttctttgCTGCTGCTTGCAGTGCCGTTTTCACGAGTATACGTGCAATCCCTGCAAAAGGACTTGTGAATCCTTTGATTCCTCttcctctctcttcttctcagcTTCGTTGATTCAAGAACTAAGCAACCTTCCAAATTAAATCACAAGCAATGAGAAACAAATTTAAACCAAGAACTAAGCAACGACATCAAACCAAGAACTAAGCAACGACAACAAATTTAAACCAAGTTCACAAGTCAGAGATGGACCGGTATAGCATACATTCAACATCTAAAGTCTAAAACAATGCACACAGGGGAAGTAAGAGAGTTTGTGAACGTACAGGCTTGTGATTTTCTGGCTTGTTGAATATCAGACCTGAGGATCATCGAAGGCAATCCCTTTCCTCGTTCCCTGCGCTGCTGCCTCTTCCACCTCTCTCAGCTTAACAAGCCTCTGTTTCAGCTCCTGCAACGAGAACCAACCTTCTTCTCTGGGTGCAAGGAGGCAACATCTCTTCCAAAATAAACAACAATATTATTGATCCTATATATAAGCCCGTGCAAATCCTATGACAATGTCAATGTCTAGTTGCCATTAAAATGAAATGGCACTAATAGCGTGAGCATGGTGAGTGAAGTTTCCTACGATATATCAACACCCTTAggtaataaaacaaaacatcttAATCATCACCTCAGCAATGCCAATGACTACACGTGAAAGAAACATATAGCTTCGTTGTGGACTTTGCTTATCTAATCTGATATGtctagaaaatataaattaaattgacagattaaagaagagaaaagaaaaccatTTTTGTTACTAATGAAAACCAGTCTATAAAGGAAATGATGAGACGGTTTTGTTACCACTGGTGGCTTGTTTGACATGTTCATCAGGCTCAGTGTCAACGATGAGAGTTTGCAAAATCTCAAAACCGTAAGCAG is part of the Brassica rapa cultivar Chiifu-401-42 chromosome A09, CAAS_Brap_v3.01, whole genome shotgun sequence genome and harbors:
- the LOC103840997 gene encoding uncharacterized protein At3g50808 produces the protein MFKPDRRKERLHISYMDISGIHMFSVNRSWIVLINQRCENDVHRFRNNVSHRCKVCGWDFETASSAFCSIECRYMNTLGSQLDEMMGSLDDVVKRKENSEDVFEPIVKRKHRRKGTPYRSPFY
- the LOC103840998 gene encoding uncharacterized protein LOC103840998; the encoded protein is MVESMKEIFEVQSCIRRFPWLIQMVKSRLFHELCDQHIKEQRRYFCCDCMIPPFCNVCFKKNDHKDHLIIQAFRCSNQTGVRKDFISNYMDISGIHMFSVNRSWIVFINQRCESDVHCFRNNVSHRCKVCGWAFETASSAFCSVECKFRSVLGSQLDDMMESSDDVDEPVVKRKENSEDVYVWTHYEEKT